The following proteins are co-located in the Clostridiales bacterium genome:
- a CDS encoding MFS transporter — MEHLTYQRKVTIMAAIIAAMFFASINQTIVGVALPRIIAKLGGMDYYSWIITIYFLTTTIATILVGKLSDIYGRKNFILAGIVIFMTGAFLAGTAGNIFHLIIYRGIQGTGAGIIMATAFTAIGDLFSPRERGRWSGLMSAVFGMSSVLGPGLGGYVVEHLEWHWVFWIFLPLGFIAFFMILFLFPKVERQEAQSIDYAGSLILTLIIISILLAFSWAGSKYPWSSPVILGLFSFAAAALVCFLLVENRAKTPVLPLSIFRESAVTISNIISFIMNAGMMGALMYMPLYVQGVMGISPTYAGYVTMPLSLCMLATSAYAGRYMTNTGRYKKLALIGMVVMVLGMFLMVIMDDIPVAVLSMIIFGLGLGLGMPVFMMAVQNAVDSKDLGVATASVQLFRNLGSTIGISVMGTVLTASITSKMNLMVSKSSSLMNTDLEPETFHGLMKLMDPQLLLDQPKLAEIRDGLSGQALPVFDQLLETLKHALSVSLSNVFLTGTVVLGIAFILTFFLQEIPLRTTVHKESKTKSESNFTYGHRKDISGC; from the coding sequence ATGGAACATTTAACTTATCAGCGCAAGGTTACGATCATGGCGGCGATCATTGCGGCCATGTTCTTTGCATCGATCAATCAAACCATCGTCGGTGTGGCTCTTCCTCGGATCATTGCCAAGCTTGGCGGAATGGATTATTATTCATGGATTATTACCATATATTTTCTAACGACGACTATTGCAACGATTCTGGTTGGGAAGCTATCAGATATTTATGGACGGAAGAATTTTATTCTGGCTGGAATCGTGATTTTTATGACAGGGGCATTTCTTGCCGGCACCGCCGGGAATATTTTTCATCTGATCATTTATAGAGGCATTCAGGGAACCGGCGCAGGTATCATTATGGCAACAGCTTTTACTGCTATCGGTGATCTGTTCTCTCCCCGGGAACGTGGACGATGGTCGGGGCTGATGAGCGCCGTCTTTGGAATGTCAAGCGTTCTTGGGCCCGGTCTGGGGGGATATGTTGTTGAACATTTGGAGTGGCACTGGGTCTTCTGGATTTTCCTTCCCCTTGGCTTCATTGCTTTTTTCATGATCCTTTTTCTGTTTCCGAAAGTGGAACGGCAGGAAGCTCAATCCATCGATTACGCCGGATCTCTGATTCTGACACTGATTATTATTTCTATTCTGCTTGCATTTTCCTGGGCAGGAAGCAAATATCCATGGAGCTCACCTGTGATCCTCGGGCTCTTTTCCTTTGCGGCTGCAGCGCTTGTATGCTTCCTGCTTGTTGAAAACAGAGCGAAAACGCCGGTTCTCCCGCTATCGATATTCCGGGAAAGTGCAGTTACGATTTCCAATATCATCAGTTTTATCATGAACGCTGGAATGATGGGAGCATTGATGTATATGCCGCTCTACGTACAAGGGGTTATGGGTATCTCGCCAACGTATGCGGGATACGTCACCATGCCTTTGTCACTTTGCATGCTTGCCACAAGTGCCTACGCAGGCCGATACATGACGAATACCGGCAGGTATAAGAAACTGGCACTCATTGGCATGGTTGTCATGGTGCTCGGCATGTTTCTGATGGTGATCATGGATGATATCCCCGTTGCGGTACTCAGCATGATTATTTTTGGTTTGGGGCTGGGACTTGGAATGCCTGTGTTTATGATGGCTGTTCAAAATGCGGTGGATTCCAAGGATTTGGGCGTTGCTACAGCTTCGGTTCAGTTGTTCCGAAACCTGGGAAGTACCATTGGAATTTCGGTTATGGGGACTGTTCTCACCGCCAGCATCACGAGCAAAATGAACTTGATGGTTTCAAAGAGCAGCAGTCTAATGAATACAGATCTGGAACCAGAAACCTTCCATGGACTGATGAAATTGATGGACCCCCAGCTTCTACTGGATCAGCCCAAGCTGGCTGAAATTCGAGACGGACTCTCCGGGCAGGCATTGCCGGTTTTTGATCAGCTGCTGGAAACGTTGAAGCATGCACTGTCTGTCTCCCTTTCCAACGTATTTCTGACAGGCACTGTCGTTCTCGGGATCGCTTTCATTCTAACCTTTTTCTTACAAGAAATCCCACTGCGCACCACTGTTCATAAAGAAAGCAAAACAAAATCAGAAAGTAATTTTACATATGGACACAGAAAGGATATATCTGGTTGCTAA
- a CDS encoding TetR/AcrR family transcriptional regulator, with protein MGIKERRDIEKVEMKKRIKAAAITLIQQEGYEKLSLRKIASKIEYSPTTIYLYYKDKAEIITDMSNDLYGKVESNAADIINTTNAHSIDQRMSNILKVFIMSLCSEPEMSKAIMYSGTNVIFSNKMAGSHNTKPSNPGIDMLDHFINDGIAQKALKPNITNASWMIISALLGFVMSAIENELYRQPDFEKLVGDFVEVLMGGIRQ; from the coding sequence ATGGGAATTAAAGAACGCCGTGATATTGAGAAAGTTGAGATGAAAAAGAGGATTAAGGCTGCTGCCATTACACTGATCCAACAAGAGGGCTACGAAAAATTGTCGCTAAGAAAGATCGCTTCTAAAATTGAATATTCTCCCACTACCATTTACCTTTATTACAAAGATAAAGCAGAAATCATTACGGATATGTCCAACGATCTTTATGGTAAAGTTGAGAGCAATGCTGCAGATATTATAAATACCACGAATGCGCATTCCATAGATCAGCGAATGAGCAACATTTTGAAGGTCTTTATTATGAGTCTTTGCAGTGAACCTGAAATGTCAAAAGCGATTATGTACAGTGGGACAAATGTCATATTTTCCAATAAAATGGCTGGTTCTCACAATACTAAGCCTTCTAATCCGGGCATCGATATGCTTGATCATTTCATTAACGACGGAATTGCACAAAAAGCTCTAAAGCCCAATATCACAAATGCTTCGTGGATGATAATCAGCGCATTGCTGGGATTTGTTATGAGTGCCATCGAGAATGAATTATATAGACAGCCCGATTTCGAGAAGCTTGTAGGTGATTTTGTAGAAGTCCTGATGGGAGGCATACGACAGTGA
- a CDS encoding family 10 glycosylhydrolase, translating into MKIEIRTAKKSAKILVRYGIMNKVRKQGFGSKGVLAAAMLLLISAFCVYPWWETSAMGESDIKVKIDGETVVFQSGYGEPFIDANNRTLVPVRGALEAFGAMVSWDEANSMVIVEKDRTMVKVPIGNAAIIVNGVSVMNDTAAVIQNERTYLPIRAVFEAFGAGVSWDDSNRSVVVNSDGSGSDNNSGSGTNQPAVPGSTGNHSGSSADDKEMRAMWISYLEYMEMPKNEAGFKAAVDKMFDRSVELGMNAVIVHVRSHSDAMYPSAYYPWSIFASGTQGIDPGYDPLAYMVSAAHSRGLEFHAWLNPYRVTGYGTYWNQTAASNPVRIWQSDGDPANDRWALLHKGEYYLNPSVPEARALVINGIKEIVENYDVDGIHFDDYFYPTVNDKDASLCFDKPEYDASGSSMSIADWRRNNVNLLVKDIYSAVKQINPKVEFGISPAGNVDNLRRNDSYFVDIDTWMSKSGYIDYIMPQLYWGFERKDSSGNVAAYAYENNLNTWIKLAAKGDVKLFVGLNMANAGCNVSDNNQVSEWLRYNDIIARQVLAARATGKVDGFAFFRYAMFNSSVAKGEVENLVKVCK; encoded by the coding sequence ATGAAGATAGAAATAAGAACAGCAAAGAAATCAGCAAAAATTTTAGTGAGGTATGGGATAATGAACAAAGTACGAAAACAGGGGTTTGGTTCGAAAGGCGTTCTTGCTGCCGCAATGCTGCTATTGATTTCCGCATTTTGCGTTTATCCGTGGTGGGAGACTTCTGCAATGGGAGAATCGGATATCAAGGTGAAGATAGACGGTGAGACGGTGGTCTTTCAGAGCGGATATGGCGAACCTTTCATTGATGCAAACAACAGAACTCTGGTTCCTGTCCGGGGAGCGCTTGAGGCATTCGGAGCAATGGTGTCCTGGGATGAGGCAAACAGCATGGTCATCGTAGAAAAAGACCGTACTATGGTAAAAGTACCCATTGGAAATGCAGCGATCATCGTAAATGGCGTATCAGTAATGAACGATACGGCTGCGGTGATCCAAAATGAGCGGACCTATTTGCCGATCAGGGCGGTGTTTGAGGCATTTGGAGCAGGCGTCTCCTGGGATGACAGCAACCGCTCTGTTGTTGTGAATTCCGACGGAAGCGGTTCTGATAATAACTCTGGAAGCGGTACAAACCAGCCTGCAGTACCGGGAAGCACGGGCAATCATTCAGGCAGCAGCGCAGATGATAAAGAGATGAGAGCGATGTGGATTTCCTACCTTGAGTACATGGAAATGCCAAAGAACGAAGCGGGGTTCAAAGCGGCTGTCGATAAGATGTTTGATCGCAGCGTTGAGCTTGGGATGAATGCGGTGATCGTCCATGTGCGTTCCCATAGTGACGCCATGTATCCCTCAGCCTATTATCCATGGTCCATCTTCGCAAGCGGCACTCAGGGGATTGATCCGGGATATGATCCGCTGGCATATATGGTTTCTGCAGCTCACAGCAGAGGGCTTGAATTCCATGCATGGCTGAATCCTTACAGGGTGACAGGATACGGAACTTACTGGAACCAGACTGCAGCAAGCAATCCGGTCAGGATCTGGCAGTCTGACGGCGATCCTGCCAATGATCGATGGGCGCTGTTACATAAAGGAGAATATTACCTCAATCCATCGGTTCCAGAAGCCAGAGCACTGGTGATAAACGGAATCAAAGAAATTGTAGAAAACTACGATGTAGATGGAATCCATTTCGACGATTACTTTTATCCTACCGTCAACGACAAGGACGCTTCCCTTTGTTTTGATAAACCAGAATATGATGCATCAGGAAGCAGCATGAGTATTGCGGACTGGCGCCGCAATAATGTGAATCTTCTGGTGAAGGATATTTATTCCGCAGTCAAGCAGATCAATCCCAAGGTGGAGTTTGGGATCAGTCCAGCGGGCAACGTGGACAATCTCAGAAGGAATGATTCCTACTTTGTAGATATTGATACATGGATGTCAAAATCCGGTTATATCGATTACATTATGCCGCAGCTTTACTGGGGCTTTGAGAGAAAGGATTCCTCTGGCAATGTGGCTGCTTATGCTTATGAAAACAATCTGAATACATGGATCAAGCTTGCGGCAAAAGGGGATGTGAAACTTTTTGTCGGTCTGAATATGGCCAATGCGGGGTGTAATGTTTCTGATAACAACCAGGTTTCGGAGTGGCTGCGTTACAATGACATCATTGCCAGACAGGTTCTTGCAGCTCGTGCAACAGGAAAAGTTGACGGCTTTGCATTTTTTAGATATGCAATGTTTAACAGCTCTGTTGCTAAGGGTGAAGTGGAAAATCTGGTGAAAGTTTGCAAATAA
- a CDS encoding helix-turn-helix transcriptional regulator: MDQESCLETGLKVEETDFGYTLSIIGGKYKMIILYWLYEREIIRFNEFKRLIGTISFKTLSLTLKELDADGLIVRKEYPQIPPKVEYRLSEKGKSLIPVLDAMCLWGGLHRT, translated from the coding sequence ATGGACCAGGAAAGTTGTCTTGAAACAGGACTAAAAGTTGAAGAAACGGACTTCGGCTACACGTTATCAATTATTGGCGGTAAGTATAAAATGATTATTCTATACTGGCTTTATGAACGAGAAATCATCCGATTTAATGAATTTAAAAGGCTCATTGGAACCATTTCTTTCAAAACCCTCAGTCTCACATTGAAGGAATTGGATGCGGACGGCCTCATCGTCCGTAAGGAATATCCTCAGATACCTCCCAAAGTGGAATATCGATTATCCGAAAAAGGGAAATCGCTAATTCCCGTGCTTGATGCGATGTGCCTATGGGGAGGACTTCACAGAACATAA
- a CDS encoding MarR family transcriptional regulator, protein MTEQEKLIKLFHTILKRMKKEWNHQIQGISHSQYLILSSLNHSGPQKAAQLAELTQNTPGAITSATDKLVSEGYAMRKGDEGDRRVVYLEITDKGRELANSLSEALNEVTMNFFQGLPEEDIQHLIRIYNKISENLDQCKG, encoded by the coding sequence ATGACAGAGCAAGAAAAACTTATTAAACTGTTTCATACAATTCTGAAAAGAATGAAAAAAGAGTGGAATCATCAGATTCAGGGAATCAGCCATTCCCAATACCTCATCTTAAGCAGCCTGAATCACTCAGGTCCTCAAAAGGCAGCTCAGCTGGCTGAATTGACTCAGAATACACCGGGTGCAATTACCAGCGCCACAGATAAGCTGGTATCAGAGGGTTACGCTATGCGCAAAGGAGATGAAGGAGATCGAAGGGTTGTTTATCTGGAAATTACTGATAAGGGGCGAGAACTGGCTAATTCGCTGAGTGAAGCTCTTAATGAGGTTACAATGAATTTTTTTCAGGGTCTTCCGGAGGAAGATATCCAGCACTTGATACGAATTTACAATAAGATATCCGAAAACCTTGATCAGTGTAAGGGTTGA
- a CDS encoding HAMP domain-containing histidine kinase: protein MKQKGKRSIYFRTFAAMTAIYLVLMTAFSIFLVRQEVKVNGLELGALGVQANYQVGEILAQHLDNDENLVNFPAIRKDFINKSFFLGGTQAEIAVFSGNFEPIVVPNDYWICNYTESTDGTRHYTGYAYLNLNDWFDEKTVRELEKYYKARPKAQKAGDLTEYSIELSGFWLDNEMVIPEKIGITPMYASGFNEEGDVNSASGTKREDLTYRTDYINTKELPYFKDGGILPESYDMATSGTRKALREMVSDPVRLEKAAATADGFSSIERVKGAVYRYYCVIPYENTVTDTENGDGLYSTAWTVIARDVDILEYCGDTMAFVWGSCLIIFFAAAFILSSQLYKTYQKEEAIQWLRRETANAMAHDLKTPLSILSGYAQNLMEQINSEKRVRYAEGIQANVERMDKILREMLEMTRMEGDKPQLNLEEISLRLLTFEILNRYGGACEEKGIEPKVTGDGMVTGDRLLLLRVVDNFFINALDHTPDKGNIRITITDQTFELFNSGSHIDDTKLEAIWEPYVKGDGSRGATKGTGLGLSIVRSVLELHHFSYRAENRENGVAFLFEYADSVKSKEKRRKAKG from the coding sequence ATGAAACAAAAGGGGAAAAGATCGATTTATTTTAGGACGTTTGCTGCCATGACGGCGATCTATCTTGTGCTGATGACTGCGTTCAGCATCTTTCTGGTCCGTCAGGAAGTAAAAGTCAATGGGCTTGAGCTTGGAGCCTTGGGCGTACAGGCAAACTACCAAGTTGGGGAAATTTTGGCACAGCATTTGGACAATGACGAGAACCTTGTGAATTTCCCTGCCATCCGAAAGGACTTTATCAATAAGTCCTTTTTTTTAGGGGGAACACAGGCGGAGATTGCTGTATTCTCAGGAAATTTTGAACCTATCGTGGTGCCGAACGATTACTGGATCTGTAACTATACGGAATCTACCGATGGGACAAGACATTATACCGGGTATGCGTACCTGAATCTGAATGATTGGTTTGACGAAAAGACTGTCCGCGAGCTGGAGAAGTATTACAAAGCAAGACCCAAGGCGCAGAAGGCCGGGGATCTTACGGAATATTCAATTGAATTATCCGGGTTCTGGCTTGACAATGAGATGGTGATCCCAGAGAAAATCGGAATTACCCCAATGTATGCCTCCGGTTTTAATGAAGAGGGCGATGTGAACTCGGCCAGCGGCACGAAGCGGGAAGATTTGACCTATCGTACTGATTATATCAACACCAAAGAGCTTCCCTATTTCAAAGATGGAGGCATCCTGCCTGAGTCTTACGATATGGCGACAAGCGGAACCCGGAAAGCCCTCAGAGAAATGGTTTCGGATCCGGTAAGGCTGGAAAAGGCAGCAGCAACAGCTGACGGCTTCTCTTCTATTGAGCGAGTAAAAGGTGCGGTATATCGTTACTATTGCGTGATCCCGTATGAAAACACTGTAACTGATACTGAAAACGGGGATGGCCTTTACAGTACTGCATGGACGGTGATTGCACGGGATGTGGATATTCTGGAATACTGCGGAGACACGATGGCCTTTGTATGGGGAAGCTGCCTGATTATTTTTTTTGCAGCGGCGTTTATTCTGTCATCTCAACTATATAAGACCTATCAAAAGGAGGAAGCCATCCAGTGGCTCAGGCGAGAGACGGCGAACGCCATGGCACATGACCTGAAAACACCGCTGAGCATTCTGTCGGGCTATGCGCAGAATCTGATGGAACAGATCAACAGTGAGAAGCGCGTCAGGTATGCGGAAGGAATTCAGGCCAATGTGGAGAGAATGGATAAGATTCTGCGTGAGATGCTTGAAATGACCCGAATGGAGGGAGATAAGCCCCAGCTGAATCTGGAAGAAATCTCTTTGCGATTGCTGACCTTTGAGATTTTAAACCGCTATGGGGGGGCCTGCGAGGAAAAGGGTATTGAGCCGAAGGTCACAGGAGATGGGATGGTAACAGGAGATCGGCTTTTGCTGTTGCGTGTCGTTGATAACTTTTTTATCAATGCTTTGGATCATACGCCGGACAAGGGAAACATCCGAATCACCATCACTGACCAAACTTTTGAACTGTTCAACAGCGGCAGCCACATCGACGATACAAAGCTGGAAGCGATCTGGGAGCCCTATGTTAAGGGTGATGGGTCCCGCGGGGCAACCAAGGGAACAGGCCTCGGTCTTTCCATTGTCCGTTCTGTTCTGGAGCTGCACCACTTCTCTTATAGGGCGGAAAACCGGGAAAATGGTGTTGCTTTCCTGTTCGAATATGCAGATTCTGTGAAAAGTAAAGAGAAGCGCAGGAAAGCCAAAGGATAA
- a CDS encoding flavodoxin family protein, protein MGKNILVITGSPRKHGNSSMLADAFIKGALKMGHTVNRFDSAFKAIGGCRACDACWSKGTACFYEDGFSELAPMLEEADVIVFVSPLYWFGMSAQLKAAIDKMYAYDKPDCSNALKIKESLLLTCAAEKDTAVFDGIIGTYRGIANYLNWSDAGVLAVPSVYKIGEITHTGALEKAELLGSSL, encoded by the coding sequence ATGGGAAAAAATATTCTGGTGATTACAGGCAGTCCACGAAAACATGGAAATAGCAGCATGCTGGCGGATGCATTCATCAAAGGTGCTCTGAAAATGGGTCATACTGTAAATAGATTTGATTCCGCGTTCAAAGCAATTGGTGGATGCAGAGCCTGCGATGCTTGCTGGAGCAAGGGAACTGCCTGCTTTTATGAGGACGGATTCTCTGAATTGGCACCTATGCTGGAAGAAGCAGATGTCATCGTATTTGTTTCACCACTTTACTGGTTTGGCATGTCTGCACAGCTGAAGGCTGCAATAGACAAAATGTATGCGTACGACAAGCCGGATTGTAGCAATGCTCTGAAAATAAAAGAAAGTCTGTTGCTGACCTGCGCTGCAGAGAAAGATACCGCAGTGTTTGACGGCATCATTGGTACGTACAGAGGGATAGCCAACTACTTAAACTGGTCTGATGCAGGAGTTCTCGCAGTCCCCTCAGTCTACAAAATCGGAGAGATTACACATACCGGAGCATTGGAAAAAGCGGAACTGCTTGGAAGCTCCTTGTAA
- a CDS encoding 2-dehydropantoate 2-reductase: MEQIKTVTLIGLGAMGVFFAPKLDAYLGKGNFRVLAGGARRERLESTGVIVNGINHRFAVVDPEKEGDPADLIIMAVKDMGLDQAILDIRNQVGPSTQILCVMNGIDSEERVAAVYGWERVLYSYMRISIVMKDGVADFNPEAGKVHFGEAKNLELTERVLGIKELFDNSGIKYGVDEDMKRGMWFKFMCNIGENMTCAMFGVPFGSFQVSRHANEIRYQAMREVIKIANRLGIALSQEDIDRQEHTIMNLPFANKPSTLQDLENGRKTEVEMFAGKIVRLGAELGIDTPVNWMYYHGIKLLEEKNSLIFHKREI; encoded by the coding sequence ATGGAACAGATTAAAACAGTAACCCTGATTGGTCTCGGCGCTATGGGTGTGTTTTTTGCCCCAAAGCTAGATGCTTATTTGGGAAAAGGGAATTTCAGAGTGCTGGCTGGGGGAGCGCGCCGGGAGCGCCTTGAATCAACGGGCGTGATAGTAAACGGCATCAATCACCGATTTGCAGTTGTTGACCCGGAGAAAGAAGGTGATCCTGCAGACCTGATCATTATGGCCGTCAAAGATATGGGTCTTGATCAAGCGATCCTTGACATCAGAAATCAGGTGGGGCCAAGTACCCAGATCCTGTGTGTGATGAATGGAATTGACAGCGAGGAACGGGTTGCGGCTGTTTATGGCTGGGAACGGGTGCTTTACTCTTACATGCGAATTTCCATTGTCATGAAGGACGGAGTAGCAGACTTTAACCCTGAGGCAGGAAAGGTCCACTTTGGAGAAGCAAAGAATCTTGAGCTGACAGAGCGTGTCCTGGGAATCAAGGAGCTCTTTGACAACAGCGGCATAAAGTATGGTGTTGATGAGGACATGAAACGGGGAATGTGGTTTAAGTTTATGTGCAACATCGGAGAAAATATGACCTGCGCCATGTTCGGCGTGCCCTTCGGATCGTTTCAGGTTAGCAGACATGCCAATGAAATCCGGTATCAAGCCATGAGAGAGGTCATTAAAATAGCCAATCGTCTGGGGATTGCTCTGAGTCAGGAGGATATTGACCGTCAGGAGCATACGATTATGAACCTTCCCTTTGCAAACAAACCCTCTACATTGCAGGATCTGGAGAATGGACGAAAAACAGAAGTTGAGATGTTTGCAGGCAAGATCGTGCGCCTGGGTGCTGAGCTTGGGATTGACACTCCGGTGAACTGGATGTATTATCACGGCATCAAACTGCTGGAAGAAAAAAATAGTTTGATTTTTCATAAGAGAGAGATATGA
- a CDS encoding response regulator transcription factor produces MAFRMLLVEDDPEIREIITDYFTEKGQGVFQTETASAGEEGWNKCIGREYDLVILDVMLPELDGFTLCRELRKTSDVPIVFLTARHSEEDRLHGYRLGCDDYIVKPFSLAELYAKSSALIKRAKGTVRSETIVAGSIRLNPYRCTVFAGDAEVNLAPMEFAILKILMENKGRTISREHILIRIWGYDFDGNDRVVDNHVKKLRKALGHASGQIKTVFKKGYRLEE; encoded by the coding sequence ATGGCTTTTCGTATGCTGCTTGTTGAAGACGACCCGGAGATTCGGGAGATCATAACAGATTATTTTACAGAGAAAGGGCAAGGAGTATTTCAGACAGAGACTGCTTCTGCTGGTGAAGAGGGTTGGAACAAATGCATCGGCAGAGAATATGATCTGGTGATTCTCGATGTTATGCTTCCGGAGCTGGACGGCTTTACCTTGTGCAGAGAACTGAGAAAGACCAGCGATGTTCCCATCGTCTTCTTAACAGCAAGACACAGCGAGGAGGACCGTCTGCACGGTTACCGTCTGGGCTGTGATGATTATATTGTGAAGCCATTTTCTCTCGCGGAACTATATGCGAAATCCTCCGCCTTGATCAAGCGTGCCAAGGGCACTGTCCGAAGTGAAACCATTGTTGCAGGAAGCATCCGTCTCAATCCGTATCGATGCACCGTCTTCGCAGGGGATGCTGAAGTGAATTTGGCGCCGATGGAATTTGCAATTTTGAAAATACTGATGGAAAACAAAGGGCGTACCATCAGCCGGGAACACATTTTGATCAGGATTTGGGGGTATGATTTTGACGGAAATGACAGGGTAGTGGACAATCACGTAAAGAAGCTTCGCAAAGCCCTCGGTCATGCATCCGGTCAAATCAAAACAGTTTTCAAAAAAGGGTATCGATTGGAGGAATGA
- a CDS encoding VOC family protein, whose amino-acid sequence MQKIIPHLWFDTEAAEAAEQYVGLFENSRVISRHILPDTPSGDAEQVEFELAGLKCSAISAGPYFKFNPSISLMVSCKDKEEVDRLYNALCADVLMPLDAYPFSKYYAWIQDRYGLNWQLMLDENWEAHSKIRPVLLFSGEVCGKAEEALDLYVSIFPESEKVFVNRYRDGEAHDKRAKINYSEVNLGGIQLVAMDHGYGAEFTFNEAFSLMVLCQDQKEIDEYWGKLSYVSEAEQCGWIKDRFGLSWQITPANMNELIYGGTEEDLKRLTEAFLKMKKFDLAELERVRNQG is encoded by the coding sequence ATGCAAAAGATCATCCCCCATCTTTGGTTCGACACGGAAGCGGCAGAGGCTGCGGAACAGTATGTTGGGCTATTTGAAAACTCCCGTGTGATCAGCAGACATATCCTGCCGGATACCCCTTCGGGTGATGCGGAACAGGTAGAATTCGAGCTTGCAGGCCTGAAATGTTCAGCCATCAGCGCCGGCCCCTATTTTAAATTCAATCCATCCATATCCTTGATGGTTTCCTGCAAGGATAAAGAAGAGGTGGATCGGCTCTACAACGCATTGTGTGCAGATGTATTAATGCCTCTGGATGCATATCCCTTCAGTAAGTACTACGCTTGGATTCAGGATCGCTACGGGCTCAATTGGCAGCTTATGCTGGACGAGAATTGGGAAGCTCACTCAAAAATCAGGCCAGTTCTTTTGTTCAGCGGAGAAGTTTGCGGCAAGGCAGAAGAAGCACTGGATCTCTATGTATCTATTTTTCCTGAGTCGGAAAAAGTCTTCGTCAATCGATATCGGGATGGAGAGGCCCACGATAAGAGAGCAAAGATAAACTACAGTGAAGTGAACCTTGGGGGCATCCAGCTGGTGGCAATGGATCATGGATATGGTGCTGAATTCACTTTCAATGAAGCATTTTCTCTCATGGTTCTCTGTCAGGACCAAAAGGAAATAGATGAGTACTGGGGTAAACTTTCTTACGTCTCGGAAGCAGAGCAGTGCGGCTGGATAAAGGATCGATTTGGGCTGTCGTGGCAGATTACACCGGCCAACATGAATGAGCTGATCTATGGCGGTACGGAAGAAGATTTGAAACGCCTAACAGAAGCTTTTCTAAAGATGAAGAAGTTTGACCTGGCTGAGCTGGAGCGGGTAAGAAACCAGGGTTAG
- a CDS encoding DUF3786 domain-containing protein, with product MQTNYKIAYDKGWQELKARIPSEVAFRRRVLFDEVKQQFTIRFFHDEYLLDWEQETVRKISDGQDAEIIAAIIILNYLSYSALCPEVSSSWVSLKDIPNGGALFFPAFRKNSIDVLIQSFGKSSSLLLLCGARMGGVSAPMGSVSMVFQALPMIPICVVLWEGDEEVSANATLLYQPSVSDLLHIESLIGLGMHLVDQLKKLADEQPL from the coding sequence ATGCAGACCAACTACAAAATCGCCTATGATAAAGGCTGGCAGGAGTTGAAAGCGAGAATCCCCAGTGAGGTTGCCTTCAGGCGGAGGGTTCTTTTTGATGAAGTGAAACAGCAATTTACAATAAGGTTCTTTCATGATGAATATTTGTTAGACTGGGAACAAGAAACCGTCAGGAAAATATCTGACGGTCAGGACGCTGAGATCATAGCAGCTATTATTATATTGAACTATCTTTCTTATTCTGCTTTGTGCCCGGAGGTTAGCAGCAGCTGGGTGTCACTGAAAGACATTCCTAATGGGGGAGCCCTATTCTTTCCTGCCTTTCGTAAAAATTCCATAGATGTGCTCATTCAAAGCTTTGGCAAATCTTCCAGTCTTCTACTGCTCTGCGGAGCAAGGATGGGAGGCGTATCGGCACCCATGGGAAGTGTTTCAATGGTGTTTCAGGCATTGCCAATGATTCCGATCTGCGTGGTTCTTTGGGAAGGCGACGAGGAAGTCAGCGCCAACGCGACCCTCCTATATCAGCCTTCTGTTTCGGATTTGCTGCATATCGAAAGTCTTATCGGTCTTGGGATGCATCTGGTGGATCAGCTGAAAAAGCTGGCTGACGAACAGCCTCTATAG